The following proteins come from a genomic window of Aspergillus luchuensis IFO 4308 DNA, chromosome 3, nearly complete sequence:
- the sskB gene encoding putative MAP kinase kinase kinase SskB (BUSCO:EOG092605FC;~COG:T;~EggNog:ENOG410PF9Z;~InterPro:IPR017441,IPR008271,IPR017240,IPR000719, IPR011009;~PFAM:PF07714,PF00069;~go_component: GO:0005737 - cytoplasm [Evidence IEA];~go_function: GO:0004672 - protein kinase activity [Evidence IEA];~go_function: GO:0004709 - MAP kinase kinase kinase activity [Evidence IEA];~go_function: GO:0005524 - ATP binding [Evidence IEA];~go_process: GO:0006468 - protein phosphorylation [Evidence IEA];~go_process: GO:0051403 - stress-activated MAPK cascade [Evidence IEA]) — protein MESQQDRGFPIMEHPDLNNHDSDGSGSSDELLQQPYAVRTSSSFPENFDSQVQTPATTISSSPPPSIPSALPSWATGTPTRPRGASIGASAALEKAPPMDGHPVTDRELRPQRPSGPARTPSNTYAPQRRPPQYISFQNDRQRSSSTKRTSRRDPNAQYRAQEKAYVQRIRADPQAWYSHFDEAQNMSMTVGDSDLEEPSPSSEVPFEDDAYDPDIQLFLTDDNQPTIEELKNPRNQERLEWHSMLSSVLKGDVVKQEKQRLLGSTESKRSSAQNNAIWLGVRARTCGRSVALQRKLIEEARAGLGPVIEEIIKFEIKGETEIGKSPIKQVEDIVAQIERCESLYSTHKELETAHPRVASEEFHSSRDAVLAWHNTTILINTELAILQKWVGNDELDFNKSRTKSINSDLSDETSFLDRIMKEDGLKTLQGKHNMLHGIGEVIQKAKNTLIENAGSFAKRHLPPYIEELLTLINFPSRLIQEIIRVRLSYAKNMKDPASQSAILVDQMISQFQILMKVAVDIKRHYLDIARPEPGWDLPPCIDEGFDAVVLDAMKYYFRLLNWKLTANKNTFKEAETLEQDWEFSNEVGRQLEGGDIEVAEQFSALTAKSIQRLMHHFERELQPRHDEDPADMDKRYKSVLDSTRIRQRKLYRFSRFLRQLFENATEYNLPADIAYDFLESLLVSDHFMIKSNVSVGQKGVYLFAHPALWDRPADIQAILGTSFREDDTSKDTPHAPYILVVRPEKPLAWAGKEMQLGIMEQPTDLRLGKLRLVVEGTQQRLSNARHELTHLTGIQLDMAIEQRANLGRVNVELNKIKKISFKLSMTIMDSVARIREQLKEKDVENHDLVQACYAFATEFGKRSSNVDPNRRAMNSNRLVELSLDWVSFICDDCDAADRKTFKWAVAALEFAMAITSSRHLLSMDDAQYSRLRQKVAGCMSLLISHFDIMGARSSRAAQAEKQRLEERGGSRRMGAGRVLTDEEAAKLVREQRVAHLTEIEERRVDEDAKRQALGRVLEGSNEADRSLTVLSSSATNVTLRWQQGQFIGGGTFGSVYAGINLDSNYLMAVKEIRLQDPQLIPKIAQQIRDEMGVLEVLDHPNIVSYHGIEVHRDKVYIFMEYCSGGSLASLLEHGRVEDETVIMVYALQLLEGLAYLHQAGIIHRDIKPENILLDHNGIIKYVDFGAAKIIARQGRTVVPMDAFAGAGHKDAIVPKDAQLAHNNWGKNQKTMTGTPMYMSPEVIRGDTTKLIHRQGAVDIWSLGCVILEMATGRRPWSTLDNEWAIMYNIAQGNQPQLPSRDQLSDLGIDFLRRCFECDPNKRSTAAELLQHEWIVSIRQQVVLEPATPGSDNSGGSSHSGSRQNSAYL, from the exons ATGGAGTCTCAGCAGGACCGCGGGTTTCCGATCATGGAGCATCCTGATTTGAATAACCATGATTCGGATGGCTCCGGGTCCTCCGATGAGCTTCTGCAGCAGCCATATGCTGTAAGAACCAGCTCCAGTTTCCCGGAGAATTTCGACAGCCAGGTCCAAACCCCGGCGACGActatttcctcctcccctccgccatccattccatctgCCCTGCCATCATGGGCAACTGGCACGCCCACACGCCCGCGCGGGGCCAGTATAggtgcttctgctgctcttgaGAAAGCCCCGCCTATGGATGGTCATCCGGTGACCGATCGTGAATTACGGCCGCAACGTCCGTCCGGCCCCGCTCGAACGCCCTCCAATACCTACGCGCCCCAACGACGCCCGCCTCAGTATATCAGCTTCCAGAATGACCGCCAACGGAGTTCCTCAACGAAACGAACTTCTAGACGCGACCCCAATGCACAGTATCGAGCTCAGGAGAAGGCGTACGTCCAGCGCATTCGCGCCGATCCTCAGGCCTGGTACAGCCATTTCGATGAGGCTCAAAACATGAGCATGACGGTGGGGGACTCCGATCTCGAAGaaccctcaccatcctccgaGGTGCCTTTCGAAGACGATGCCTACGATCCGGACATTCAGCTCTTCCTGACCGACGACAATCAGCCAACGATCGAGGAACTCAAGAATCCACGGAACCAAGAGAGGCTGGAATGGCATTCTATGCTTTCATCGGTGTTAAAGGGAGACGTGGTGAAGCAAGAGAAGCAGCGGTTGCTCGGGTCTACGGAATCGAAACGATCGTCGGCTCAGAACAACGCAATATGGTTGGGTGTCAGAGCCAGGACCTGTGGGAGGAGTGTTGCATTGCAGAGGAAGCTCATTGAAGAAGCGAGGGCTGGCCTTGGCCCCGTCATCGAAGAAATCATCAAGTTCGAGATCAAAGGTGAAACAGAGATCGGAAAGTCACCCATCAAGCAGGTTGAGGATATTGTCGCACAAATAGAACGATGCGAAAGCCTTTACTCTACTCACAAGGAGTTGGAAACTGCCCACCCTAGAGTGGCTTCGGAGGAGTTTCACTCCAGTCGCGACGCTGTTTTAGCGTGGCACAACACGACTATCCTGATTAACACCGAGCTGGCTATCCTGCAGAAATGGGTTGGAAACGATGAGTTGGATTTCAACAAATCGAGAACGAAATCAATCAATAGCGACCTTTCCGACGAAACATCCTTCCTTGATCGCATCATGAAGGAGGATGGCCTCAAAACCCTCCAAGGGAAACATAACATGCTCCACGGCATCGGAGAAGTCatccaaaaagcaaagaataCATTGATTGAGAATGCGGGTTCCTTCGCTAAACGCCACTTACCTCCCTATATCGAAGAACTCCTCACTTTGATCAATTTCCCCTCTCGTCTCATACAGGAGATTATCCGGGTTCGACTATCTTACGCTAAGAATATGAAAGACCCAGCTTCGCAGTCTGCCATCTTAGTCGATCAAATGATATCGCAGTTCCAGATTCTGATGAAGGTGGCGGTTGATATCAAACGGCATTATCTGGATATCGCCAGACCCGAGCCTGGCTGGGACCTGCCTCCTTGCATTGATGAAGGTTTTGACGCAGTCGTCTTGGATGCGATGAAGTATTACTTCCGGCTTCTGAACTGGAAGCTGACTGCAAATAAGAACACGTTTAAAGAAGCGGAAACTCTAGAGCAGGATTGGGAGTTTTCCAACGAGGTCGGCCGACAACTTGAGGGTGGAGATATCGAGGTCGCGGAGCAGTTCAG TGCACTGACTGCCAAGTCAATCCAACGCTTAATGCACCACTTTGAGCGGGAGTTGCAGCCTCGCCATGACGAGGATCCGGCCGACATGGACAAGCGTTATAAAAGCGTTTTGGACTCAACCCGGATCCGGCAACGGAAGCTTTACAGATTTTCCCGATTCTTGCGCCAGCTGTTCGAAAATGCAACCGAATACAATTTGCCGGCTGACATTGCGTACGACTTTTTGGAGTCGCTGCTTGTGTCGGATCATTTCATGATCAAATCAAACGTCTCTGTGGGTCAAAAAGGTGTCTATCTCTTTGCACACCCCGCATTGTGGGATCGCCCTGCAGATATCCAAGCTATCCTAGGCACGTCGTTTCGTGAGGATGACACCAGCAAGGATACACCGCATGCACCGTATATCCTCGTGGTTCGTCCGGAAAAACCTCTTGCTTGGGCTGGCAAGGAAATGCAGCTGGGCATCATGGAACAGCCCACGGACTTGCGATTGGGCAAATTGCGACTTGTGGTCGAAGGGACCCAGCAGCGACTGTCTAATGCCAGACATGAGCTGACACATCTCACTGGTATTCAGCTCGATATGGCCATCGAGCAGCGTGCTAATCTTGGTCGGGTCAATGTGGAGCTtaacaagatcaagaagatctCATTTAAGCTGTCAATGACCATCATGGATAGTGTTGCCCGTATACGGGAGCAACTAAAGGAGAAAGACGTGGAAAATCACGATCTAGTCCAAGCATGCTATGCGTTTGCTACCGAGTTCGGCAAGCGTTCTTCGAACGTTGATCCCAATAGACGCGCAATGAACAGCAATAGACTCGTCGAGTTGTCCCTCGATTGGGTTTCGTTCATCTGTGATGATTGCGATGCTGCTGACAGAAAGACCTTCAAGTGGGCCGTCGCTGCTTTGGAATTCGCAATGGCTATTACCTCCAGCAGACACCTCCTGTCTATGGATGATGCTCAGTATAGTCGTCTGAGGCAGAAGGTTGCCGGATGCATGTCCCTTCTTATATCTCACTTTGATATTATGGGTGCTCGATCGTCTCGTGCAGCTCAGGCAGAGAAGCAACGCTTGGAAGAGCGCGGCGGTTCGAGACGAATGGGCGCAGGGCGGGTCCTTACAGATGAAGAGGCAGCCAAGCTTGTTCGGGAGCAGCGCGTGGCTCATCTTACCGAAATCGAGGAAAGACGCGTTGACGAAGATGCTAAACGCCAAGCACTGGGAAGGGTTCTAGAGGGCTCAAACGAAGCAGACAGGTCTCTTACGGTGCTTTCATCCTCGGCTACAAACGTTACTTTGCGATGGCAACAGGGCCAATTCATTGGTGGAGGAACATTTGGGTCCGTCTACGCTGGAATTAACCTTGACAGTAACTACCTCATGGCTGTCAAGGAGATTCGTTTGCAAGACCCCCAACTTATCCCTAAAATCGCCCAGCAAATCCGCGATGAGATGGGTGTATTGGAAGTCTTGGATCATCCTAACATCGTCTCTTACCACGGTATCGAAGTCCACCGCGATAAGGTCTACATCTTCATGGAATACTGTTCTGGTGGGTCCCTTGCCAGCTTGCTTGAGCACGGACGTGTCGAGGACGAAACCGTCATTATGGTCTATGCTCTTCAGTTGCTGGAGGGATTGGCGTACCTGCACCAGGCTGGCATTATCCATCGCGATATCAAGCCTGAAAATATCCTGCTTGACCATAATGGTATCATCAAATACGTTGATTTCGGTGCTGCGAAGATCATCGCTCGTCAGGGCAGAACCGTTGTCCCTATGGATGCCTTCGCTGGCGCCGGTCACAAGGACGCTATAGTGCCCAAGGACGCCCAGCTGGCCCACAACAATTGGGGCAAGAACCAGAAAACGATGACCGGCACTCCGATGTACATGTCGCCCGAGGTAATCCGCGGCGATACCACTAAACTTATCCACCGCCAAGGAGCCGTCGACATCTGGTCATTAGGATGTGTGATCTTGGAAATGGCCACGGGTCGTCGCCCTTGGTCCACTCTGGATAACGAATGGGCCATCATGTACAACATTGCCCAGGGCAACCAGCCGCAATTGCCATCCCGAGACCAGCTCAGCGACCTAGGTATCGACTTCCTCCGACGGTGCTTCGAATGTGACCCCAATAAACGGTCCACTGCAGCGgaactcctccagcacgaATGGATCGTCTCCATCCGTCAGCAAGTCGTCCTCGAGCCAGCCACGCCTGGCAGCGACAATAGCGGCGGTAGCTCGCACTCCGGCAGTCGCCAGAACTCGGCGTATCTGTGA